The segment CAGACCACGATATGATAGCTCATATAATCTCCTCAATCTTCGGAGTGATACAGTCGGCGAAAAGAACGCCGAAGACTTCCATCTCTAGTTTTCAGCCGAATGCAGACCACCGGAACCGGCTCTGAATGCGACGTTGGTCGCCTCAGGGTCTTTGGGGTCGGCCTTGGAACAGTTCCACAGGCAAGCCCCGCAGTGCACGCATTTTTCACGATCAAACAGCGGCACACCACCTTCGGGGTTCATGGCAATGGCCTGACCGGAACAGGCTTCGATACAGATTTTTTCATTACAGGCTTCGCACACCGAATGATGCTTGAAGATCACATGGTCGGCATAACCGGGGTTGGCCTGTACCTTGCCGCCCATGAGCAGTGCATCCTGATGCGAAATAAGCATCTGACCATCCAGGGGGATCTCGGGCCAGCCCACTTTATCCATCAGGGCATCATGCAGCCCCTGGCCTTTGGCCGTACAGTCCTTACGGATTTGTGCAATCTCCGACGGGGTGATTCGGCCCTTATAGAATTCCTCGATGCTCGGGATGCGTTCATAGGGCCGCTTGATGGCACTGCCCCAATTGAGCTTGCCACCGGACAGACCCGACATGGCCATGCCGATCAAACCCTGCACAACGCCGCTCTGGAAGCCATCGCGGGCCTTTTCCGCCACGAGAGCTTCGGACTCCACCCAGGAGGCACGGCGCTTGGCAACATAGGTCCGTTCCAGGTCTTCCTTGCTGAAATCGCTGCCTTCGCGCAGCAGTTCCAGCACGGCTTCACCCAGCAATATGCCCGTGGTCCAGGCCTCATCAACGCCTGATCCTGTGAGCACATTGGTCGAGCCGGAGCATTCGCCGATGCGGGCGTAGCCGTCACCAGCCAGGAACGGTTCGCCATGCTTACCGGACTCGCCCAGAGTTTTGGCACCCCAGGAACGCAGGGTCCCGCCCTCCAGCCAACGCCAGAGGTAAGGATGCATCATCCAATGTTGCAGATAGCGATAGGCCGTACGAACCGGGTTGTCGAACCACGAGGGCACGAAAATGCCCAGAGAGGCGGACATGTCAGGATAAACATACATAAAACCAAAAATCTCAGGTTCGGGAAAACCAAGAGTATGCAGCACCGTGCCCGGCTTCAGGTCACAGCCCTCGGGCAACTGCACGACCATCTTCATACCCACGGCATAATCGCGCTGGTGCTTGCCCTCCGGCAGGCCCTTCTCCTGGTCCACAGCGTGGCTCACAGGTCCCACGGGGCCGTCGCCAAGGATGGTCAGAGCAGCTTTGATATCCATGCCGGGCATAAAACCGGCTTCGGGTTCGCCCTGCTTGTTCACGCCTTGATCCACCAGACGCACACCGGTCAGGCGCCCCTCTTCGAACAATGGCCCTGCCACAGGAGTTCCAGGCCAGATCTGGGCCATGCCCGAGCCCATCACCTGTGATCCCGCCCACTGACAGAACTGCCCCATGGACAGTACCATGCCAGGCTCTTTCTTCAGAAATGGCGGAATCCAGGGCAATTCAAAGGCATGCAGGGACTTGTCACAACCCGGCATCAGACCCATCAGTTTTTCGCCCATCTTCAGCGTACCGCTTTTGCGGCTGGCACCGATGGGATCCAACAGATAGACGACCTTCTCCTCGGTGACTTCACTGGCCATGGGAATCTGCGACAGGTCGAGATCTGGGAACGAAGCACGGATGCCCCGGCCCTTGGTGACCACGCCAGACACGCCAAAGCCGATATCATCGGCACGTTCGTAACAGATAACCTGCGGCGGCATACCGGGCATGGCCTTGGAGTCGGCTACGGGAGTGCCATCTTCGTTCATCATGCCACGGGACAACGTTGTCAGGAAACCGGCCACGGCCGGGCCAAAGCCGACGCAGACGATGTCCGCTTCCATGCTCTGGCGGGGCACCTCTGGGGTTTGATTCTCGCTCATGGGGTCTCGCTTCTCGCGGAGGTATTGGGAAACGGGCCGCCCCCGGATTGGGGGCGGCCCAATGAATTACATGGGATAATCAAGGGCCTCGGGGATCATCACCCCGGTCAGGGCATTGGCCGCACGATCCTTTGCCAAACGCGCCCCAGAGAGACAGGAATCCAGCTCCAGACGAAGCCTTGCGAATTCATCCTGGCCTTCGAATTCCGCCCCGTCGCCGTATCCAAACACCAATTCGGCGCAGATACGGGCGGATTCACCAGCCGCGCGGGCGGCCTGGGTAAAGCTCATGTTGGCATAAAAATCCGTCAGGCCTTCCACGCCATCTGCCAGCACCGGGTTCAGTGGCGCCTGCTCCTTGAGCACAAGGACGTCCTTGATGAAGTAGCGGGAGGCAATGAGCCAGCCCAGAGCATCCGCCATGGCAAAGGTCACACCCTGGCGTTTGCCATGATAGAGCTTGCGGCCATCGGAATCTTTGGCACCCTGCAGGTAGTTCATGGCCCACAGCCACTGTTCCATAGCCGAAGCGAGAGTACAGGCCCCCACACCGGCATCAGTGGCGTGGATGCGCTTGAGTTCGGCAATCCACTGCTTGACGATGGCCAGGAACACGGGGTTGCTCATGGTCAGGGTCAGATGGCGACGCTGCACGGCCTCGGGGCCTTCGTAAGTGGCCTCCAACTGGGCGTCCATCCACTTGTGGCAAAGGAAGCCGGGACAATCTTCGGTAATGCCGTAGCCACCAACCAGAGAAACGGCCTCGCGCATCATGGTCGCGCCCACGCCGGTGTTCCAGAGTTTTGTTCCGGGGTTGAGCACCCCAGCCAGGGCATCCATATAGGCAAAACGGACCAGATTGTCAGATTCCAGTTCAGCCATACGTGTGGCGTCACCCTCACCCTCGGGGGCAAATTTCAGGGCAATGTATTCTTCCACCTCGGCCTGCTTCTTGCGCAGAGCCATAAAGCCCTTACGACCGCTCAGGCCCTGTTCTTCGAAAGAACGGTCCTTCTCACGCTCGATGGGATCGAACTCATCGGCAAGGCGCGCGGCGGCAAAGCCCAGGGAACAGCCAGCCTCGCCAGCGGCCCAGACATCGATCAAACGATGCAGTGAATCTTCCTTCTGCTGCAAGCCCAGATCGAATCTCGGGCTGCCTTGCTCTGCGGAACCGCCTCGGAAACGCTGACGGTGATAGCGAATCACAGGCTCAATGGCGGACAACAACTTGGCGGAGGTCATCAGCCCCACAGGGATGCGGGTACGATGAAACACCGAGGCAATGATCTCGCTGTGATTGTATTTGGGGATGATGACTCCGTCCTTGACCTCATAGCCACCAATGATCCGCGAAGCCGGGATCGAGAGGTTCATGACGGGGTCACGAGTGGAAGACAACTGGTGCACCATCTTCAGGGTCGGGGCGCCACGATCGAACACGCCGGGGTCACCATTTTCCAAGATCACCATGCAGGTGCCCTTGAGCCGCTCGTCATCGGATTCCACAGCTGCGGTCACGATATCGGCAAAATCCATATTGGTGATGAAACGCCCGCGCTTCTCCACCTTGAGCATGGGCTCCTGCCCATCTTCCCAGGATTCCACACGAATCTTGCCGCCCAGCACTCCGGTATCCACCCCCACGTAAGGTAAGGGCTCGGTCAGGGCAAAGGCGGCACGCTTGATCTCGCGGTCCTCACCGGGTTGGGGCGGACAGCACATACCCAGATAAGTATTGCGCTGGTCATCGGTCCCCTTTTCATGAATGGGGGCCAACCCCAGGCAACTGGCCAGAGAGCCGGTAGCCGCGCCTGCGTCTACCCAGGCCAATTCCAACGCCACCAAAGACAAAGCCAGGTTCTTAGGGCCTTCGATGAAGCCGCCCTGGCAGGGATCCATATAGATAGAGGTCAGACCGGATTCGTCAAAGGCTTTCAGCAGCTCAGCCTTACCCTCGGTCCACTCATGAGAATTGCGTTCACCATCAGCCACAAGCCTGGCGACCAAACCGCGGGCAATGCCCCGGGCCGACTGAACAGCCATCTGCAGGTCAAAGCGATCAGCATAGCGCCACAGAATCTGGCGGACGTCATCACCGGGCAGCGTGCGTAGAGTTTCCATAATAGTCAGCGTCCTGATTGTTGTTTATTCATATGATATATATTGGTCTCGAAAAAGTTCACGCAAGGTAGAATATTCAACCTTTGGAGTCAACGCCCCAAAGCTCATGCCACCAGCAAGAAAGTGAGACTTGGCGCTGACTCCCGCCTCATCCTTGCGCCCGCAACAAAGGGCAGGTTCCAAGTCTCTGGCAAGGAAACCGAAACCGTAAAGAATGGAGCTGAATAATGTGAGGCAGCGGGCCAACAGGAAACGCTACGAGCGGGACTGTAACCCTGCCAATAAACTTCCCATAAATCAGGCAGTGGCACCTGATTCGTTGGATGTATACTATTGGCTGCTGCCGTCCCCACGGGAAAGGCCCTACCGGATCTGGAATTCCCCATCCATGCTCCATGATTGTCGGACAGA is part of the Desulfovibrio ferrophilus genome and harbors:
- a CDS encoding 4Fe-4S ferredoxin, producing MSENQTPEVPRQSMEADIVCVGFGPAVAGFLTTLSRGMMNEDGTPVADSKAMPGMPPQVICYERADDIGFGVSGVVTKGRGIRASFPDLDLSQIPMASEVTEEKVVYLLDPIGASRKSGTLKMGEKLMGLMPGCDKSLHAFELPWIPPFLKKEPGMVLSMGQFCQWAGSQVMGSGMAQIWPGTPVAGPLFEEGRLTGVRLVDQGVNKQGEPEAGFMPGMDIKAALTILGDGPVGPVSHAVDQEKGLPEGKHQRDYAVGMKMVVQLPEGCDLKPGTVLHTLGFPEPEIFGFMYVYPDMSASLGIFVPSWFDNPVRTAYRYLQHWMMHPYLWRWLEGGTLRSWGAKTLGESGKHGEPFLAGDGYARIGECSGSTNVLTGSGVDEAWTTGILLGEAVLELLREGSDFSKEDLERTYVAKRRASWVESEALVAEKARDGFQSGVVQGLIGMAMSGLSGGKLNWGSAIKRPYERIPSIEEFYKGRITPSEIAQIRKDCTAKGQGLHDALMDKVGWPEIPLDGQMLISHQDALLMGGKVQANPGYADHVIFKHHSVCEACNEKICIEACSGQAIAMNPEGGVPLFDREKCVHCGACLWNCSKADPKDPEATNVAFRAGSGGLHSAEN
- a CDS encoding acyl-CoA dehydrogenase family protein is translated as METLRTLPGDDVRQILWRYADRFDLQMAVQSARGIARGLVARLVADGERNSHEWTEGKAELLKAFDESGLTSIYMDPCQGGFIEGPKNLALSLVALELAWVDAGAATGSLASCLGLAPIHEKGTDDQRNTYLGMCCPPQPGEDREIKRAAFALTEPLPYVGVDTGVLGGKIRVESWEDGQEPMLKVEKRGRFITNMDFADIVTAAVESDDERLKGTCMVILENGDPGVFDRGAPTLKMVHQLSSTRDPVMNLSIPASRIIGGYEVKDGVIIPKYNHSEIIASVFHRTRIPVGLMTSAKLLSAIEPVIRYHRQRFRGGSAEQGSPRFDLGLQQKEDSLHRLIDVWAAGEAGCSLGFAAARLADEFDPIEREKDRSFEEQGLSGRKGFMALRKKQAEVEEYIALKFAPEGEGDATRMAELESDNLVRFAYMDALAGVLNPGTKLWNTGVGATMMREAVSLVGGYGITEDCPGFLCHKWMDAQLEATYEGPEAVQRRHLTLTMSNPVFLAIVKQWIAELKRIHATDAGVGACTLASAMEQWLWAMNYLQGAKDSDGRKLYHGKRQGVTFAMADALGWLIASRYFIKDVLVLKEQAPLNPVLADGVEGLTDFYANMSFTQAARAAGESARICAELVFGYGDGAEFEGQDEFARLRLELDSCLSGARLAKDRAANALTGVMIPEALDYPM